The genomic stretch attaatacgcggtaagaatatttttacaattaattcaTGGTACTAAAATAGTTTGAGcaaatttaataactttttgaatattaaacaattttttacacGCGGTTTATCTCAGAGTATTTAACTTTTTGCCCATGATTCAGCACTTTTATGTAGTCAAAACAACATAATTAGAATTATTGAGGAATTTCTCGCGTAAAAAATTGACCTTTTAGACGGTTCGCAGTAATACTATTTAATCTTGAGacgtaatttatttgaaaactattcacatttaaaataaatataacggacaatgaaatgaaaatacccgttaaataaacttattgtaAACATCCGAttcaatatatataaatttatgaagaatatattatgcacGTCcctctttaaatatttctattatcCCATAAGAAATTCATCCCCGGATATTGAAAGGGAAATATGAATGCAGTATAGCCTAGAGAAATAGAATTTGGTATTTTTTGTAGACTTttgaattacattttaatgtgGGCTATGCCATCATGATCATCATCAGTCCATAttcgttcccactgctgggacaagAGCCTCCTATGAGgctacaggccataatccgcCACGCtggcacttggccagcgtggcgGTAGTGGTAGAcgtcacatgtcgtcgaagttttgattcttcgacatgtcggtttcctgaCGATGTTATCTTCACCGTTTGACCTGTGGTAATGTTATCAACATGCACGCacataaatcaatttatttcctgcatACTCGCCTAGCCGAACCCCCGACTTATCAATTTGACGTCCGAGGtcctcaccactgagccaccactgctatACATGGTGGGTTATCTACATATAATGAATGAACTGTTAATTGAAAGAAACGGAATAAAAGGTAAATGTTAAACCTTTTTAATTCGTACACCGTTTCAAAGGTTACATCAACGGTTAGATTAAGTAGAGAGCAACTTATTtacataagtaaataaataataatgtaattggAAATAAACCAAAGTAGGTATTCCTTTATTGTATACATCATTTTCTCAAAAAGttctgtagtttttatttcttactacatacctacctatcatAGAGCCTTCACACTAAAAAGGTAGAGTCATTTAGCTCATAATGACAATATTTAATGATGTTTAATGTACAAGTATAGACAGCTAATACAAATGGTAAAGGGTCAATTCAAGTTTTTCGTCGAACGCACAGGAAAgctgataaaaaaaacagtagagggaaaataaaacagaaaataGTCATTTATCTTAGAGTACACATCTACACTCTACACTCTACAGCTATGACGTCACGCGTGTCATCGCTGTCATCTTAGCAATTCGGACTGCCGCCTTTTGATCCCGACGGAAAGCCTTTTACGTCTCCTTGAGGCTTATACATTATGTGTACATGTTTTGACCATCACTCTTAATGTTTTATTGCGTTGAAATTGTTATTCTATTGGCAAAagcgattttatttttattaagctcTAGTTGACCCACTTTGTTGAGTgacaaataataacattattttacattaaacatATTAGTTGTCAAAAACTAGGTCTATTCTacttaatacatttttctacTAGTTAAAGAAAGAATATGCACTATGTACAACTTACAAGTAGACAGACAAACAATTAATCAAGAAACGAATCTGCCacgtatttaataataaattaaatcacaTTATTACTAATTGACGAGAATGTGGCCCGAATTGATGACCCTATAAAGTCGTTTACGggatttacataatttattcagtTATCCTTCAAAACCACAGTGATTGATGAAGAGCAAGCATTTCAGTATCAATCCGCGCCATTTATTTCCCCGATCACGCAATCAAGAACCATGTTACCCCAAATATAGTAAAAATCTCACATCATCCACTGAATTATTCATTGTCTGACAAGCGAGCTTTCTTAGCTGTCTATTTATGGTGTAACCTTGAATCGAGCTGCCCATTCAGGGTTGCCAACATAAGCAacgaaatgttttttttcaaacttcaaCTTCCCTTGGCTGCTTCGGTAGTGGTTAACgtgtgagcgtagaaccgtgggttcctgggttcgattcccggtggagacgaggaaaaaatgtctcggtttCGCAGGACAGAGAAGGCTGTTCACCTTCTTGTGTCTAAAAGAAAATCGACCAGTAAACAGATTATCTTAATGCATCTGTCCCTTACCCCACGAGGGGCACGGGACTTTACATAAGaactgtaatttatattatggtaTTCATGAactgaaaaattctttaaaacaGAAACTAATTGCTTGTTGAGGCTTTTATACACAAGGTCTTGTATAAAATGTGTTGCAAACATTGTTGCTCTCTAGTTCTTGCCCATAGCAAGAGGTTAAGaggaaacaaaacaattttcaagtgAAATGTAAACGGTTGTatacgaaaaaatatttatgtaacagTATCTAAGATTAATACTCTGACGTCACAGATCGTTTGGATGAATCACAGCGAATGTAAAACTGGCTTATAATTTACGATGTTTTGTATTGTGAAAACATTAAGGTGctacatttttctttttaagaGGGCATAGGAGTGAAATTGCTGCAGTGAAGCTTAAGGCAATGTtctatgaattaaatattatagaatgTTCGTTCAGATTTTACAAGATGAAAATTTCTTTCTTATTCCTTTgcctttaaatataatatcattgtaaCAAATTGGCTACCTATGACCTATCGCTGCTGTAAGACTGCCTATTgtgtataatatagtatatattttatcacttAAACTAGATACGATTTGTCGAGAGATAAGTGCTCTAAAAATAttctagaaaatataaaaatcaaagtacaaatcttaaaattaagcAGTTCAAATTCATTGTCTTTTGTTGTTTACAAGTGGGCGCTTGACAATCTGTCAAAAGATTAGTACTTGCTTTTATGCggttaaaatatctttatctATTCCTAAGTCTGTGAATGAAGTCGCCGGTTTAGtcttagtataaaatatttaagagatACCGTTCGCCCACtcttaatcttaatttattgCAATGAAGATTTACAACATTTCTATTGCTATTTACAAtcgtaaataaaactaatgtaAACTTAAACGCATTTGTGAATGGAAAGTGGGAAatgcaatatattatttgtatctaGAGTGTTTGTGTGTAGGTGTTGTATTTTGACTCGTTCCCGGCTTCTTAggaatttacatataaattcgtcaGCGCATGTATGCACAGCTGAATAAATTTGTCGTTCATTGGTTTTCGCgtgaatttttatgtaacgTAGCGAATTTCTTAGTGTAGCAagggaaataaaattaaaagactaatatatgatgatgaatattttgaatttcataaaaataaaattctgtCGTGTATTTCTCAAAATGatccttaaaattttattagagcGACAAATAATGTGATCGTGAAACCTGAATTTCGCATAACTAcgcaattttaaaaatattatgaatatcatAAATGTTATGATCCAATTCCAACATGCAGTCATAAAGTACGAAAGAGTATcactaaaatataactttgGTGCGTAAAGTACGgagcaataatataataacattcgAGCAGACGAATTATTGTTTGACGTAGAGCGTTATACGGCTACAAAGgagaagtaataaataaaaacgcaGTAGAGATTGCGTGATAAAGTACAGTAAATAAAGCTTATAGTGTAGCATCAAGCAAATTCGAGTAATGTGTAACAAGCATGCTTGTTTCGTATCAAAGTTGTATGAATAATGGTGGATTTCAAAGGTTTTTCGAGCGTTGTTAGGAACGGCTCATAACCTTTGTAGCATAAACTCatgtgagttttttttttcattatacatCTGTATACAGAGCTGTAAGGGAGATTCTTGGAATTTTCAATTAATGGTGGgtttgtttttgaaatattgttggatttaattattttgatacgagtgttatttttctaaatgatatttacatacaatatgcatttgtCCTTTTCTCtgtttaattgataaattaaattcgctttgctataaatacaattactgCATTCTAGGAAACCATATACTTATAGATACCTACGCTAGATATTCCACTTTTGCAGGACTTTCCGCACGACGTAGCTGAAAATTGACGCAGTGCTATAATttcctaaattatttttccttgacaaagattttttagatgtaataatttatcacaaaaataattcactaCCATTTTTAAAAGTCGTACATCACCATAATACCCTCTCATCACCTATCCCTTACTGAGTAAGGCTTACTCGTAAACATTGTAACCGGGAGGTTATTCTGCTATCTCATGAAACAGCATTTAAAACGTATTTCGCGGGCCCACGTCCGATGTTTCATTTTTCCAAGTGTCAGCCCATAACGAGGGTGCGATATAATCTATCTCGCACGACTAAATAACTGAGAAATAATGTATTTCGTTACAATATCTCATGGTCATGTGATAACGGGTGACAAGACGACAGTTATTAGGTGATGTTAGAATAGTCTCTTTGAATTATATATATGCTGTGCGAGATCGAAATTCTGCGAATGAGTTTTCGTAGTAATCTAGGTTTAATGATATGTTAACCGTACGTTACATTGAATTGTcgatttaagtaggtaccatttcagttttagatattatatttttcttctatAAGTGATACTTTTATCAGCTTTAGACAAACAAACTAGTTCACATATTTAACTCATATCTAAAATTACACGCTACTACTTGTAAAGATGTTTTATGGCTATGAATTCACCCAAACTTGTTAACCCACTTTACCCCTACGCTTcccataatattttctttcaacTAAACTACGTAGGCACTCGAGGCGCAGGATATAACATCTTCGACGGAAACTTGGTCGATTTCCCAACGCTAACTAAGTAAATGTGACATGTGTTATCAAATGATGGATTGCGACTAATCGAGCAAGctcaaattttaacattaatcactgtttaatttaacaaaGCGACGTTTGATAAACATTCTTGTAAGATCGTgggttaattaataataatgatggtAGCTTCCTACTAGGTTTATTAAGTCTTGTAAAGAATTTGTCCCCTTTGTATAGGAAAGTGCAAGTCACGTCTTTTCccctgatcgattttcttacACAGTAATGGCAATGATCGGTGTTCCGATTTGTGAGAGTTCAAGACATTCCTTTAACGACTTTTCCTTTACTAGGAGGACTCATCCAGTTTCTGTATATGAAAACTGTGTGTATGAGAAATAACTCAAAAGGATTTTTTCGGAATTTATACCATAATCCTGGTATTTTTGTACCtcatatgtatttattatagtagCTTGTACTGAAAGTTGAAACTTAAGTTTTAGCATGAGCTGTCACAATTGAAGAAACTAATAAGACTTCGGATCTTGTCTTCATTTTTTACGTtaagaaaacacattttaCACAACATTTTAGAATTGTACagcattttatgaaaattttatgggtACCTATTTAACGTAGTTTATTAGTGttgtaataatatctattattatattaccttTTGAAATGGTCGCTTGGAGACACATGAGTTATATAGGATAGTGATTATCTTGTTTCTGTACACATAATTAGCAAGTTTTGGCAGTTTGCTACACAGAGGAATTAAGTTCATATGGAACAAACTTAATACTAACACAATGGTGTTCAAATAAACACACACCTAAACCTATCTCAATTTGTGTAGGATGTATATCAGTTATGTTAGGTCATTTATAGATCAGAAGATGCAAGGTACAAAGTTTTacaatatactttttttagaATCTCCttcatttctattttaaaaagacattgcggatttttgtttttgtatgtattaaacTGGAAGCTGAAAGTAAATTGTCGACTGACTTCTTTAGCTCTGAAACTCCGTAATGTCTTTCGACATTCATTTGTCTCTATTTTGCTGATACTTACCAATTTACAGTATATTGACTTCTGCATCGACAGGCCAAAGGGGATAAGGAAtaaggaaataaaacaaaataattatgaaagtcTAACTTTAATTCATCACTTTAGGGGTCTACAAAGGAAATATACATGGTGATTATATTATCAAGAAGTTGTTTTTCTACGTTAGAATACTATACGAATGTAACTTATAAGTATAATAGGTTGTGTTtgtgttgaaaataaaactgttataatttttgatagaaCAGCATTGTTTGATATtgagagtaaataaatattaaaatatctgacgtttaatgaaatgaaaatacgtTACGCGATGTGTGATACTTTGTACATTTCAGATGATAAAATGTTCATATTcataatagtaaaaaaaaaattacagtatTTATGAAAGCTTGCAAAATTAATGCATACTTTGAAATCAGTGATTATAGatgttaacaatattatttgaaatgtattatatttaaaagaaaataaagagAAACATGATTGTGCCAGCAAAATaagcattatttaaaaattattaacaaaacgTTAAAAGTCGGTAAACAGTTTTATTTCCAACACATCGCTTGAAGATGATATATTTAAGAACGTTTTAGAAAGCAAGAGTAACATTCcacatattttctgtttgacTGGTTTATACACGTGTGAAAtgcttttacaatattttgttggACCCCGCTTTCGTATAACAGgactaaacatttatttaagagctagcgcccaagagcaacttttgtctccgcaactattttgtctcccccatcaactctataggaAGTTGCGTTGCTATGTGcacgcactttcttactagcccatggagttaatgggagagacaaaatagttgcggagacaaaagttgctcttgcgcgctagctcttagaaGTAAATAtgtgtgataaaaaaaaacaaaatggtcAATTGAAACTGGTACAAAATGAGTCTTGAGCTACGAGGTAACAaatgtacaaataaaacagTATTTTGTACTTTACATCTTAGGTATAGTTatttacattacaattaaagggtttattgcacaaaaatcatattgacattttaaataatctgTAATAAACGATGTTTCACTAgttctataaataattgtaattaaagtTCATGTGTAGAGTGCACTTTTCTAAGTGCATTAGGATAAGTCTTGTGACCAAAAATTATTCGCTAAACGATGAAATTATTTCCTAAACATTCATcccttaatataaaatttacggCAGAATTCGGCATTTTATAAAACGCTAACTATAGAAATTTACACATGAcgaaacgagtttaaaaaattctaataGTCACACGATATTCAATATCTATGGAAAGAAACTACACCTTTCGATATATTTACTtcgttataattaatacatcaAATTGaattgtcaaattatttttcattatcaaGCGTAGTTTCCCCACGGTATCTGTTATGtccacattataatatatacttataatattatttttatcatctaCTTACGCGCAATATgaacaatatttacaatactGACTTTTAATGGAATATCAAAACCATtattacatacgtatacaaagtaacttatattttattgatgatacaataatataaatgttgtgtgaattataaaaatcgaATTACctaattctaaaatattagtacctttcgaattgattaaaaaaacatagaaACACATTATccattatatttatctatggTACATTTGttctacataaataaaatcctATATTTGATACAGTTTTGTATAAATTCTCTGCGTTCGATAAGACTGAATAAAACTGTATGGACGTAACATTTCCATAGCTTGCATGttacttcaataataatatagaggCGCACCGGCGTTCTTGTTAGTACTATCACATCATAGTTTGgtatttctaattaaattcaaagttCGCATTAAGTTCATGTGATGCGACGTTCCTCCACGACTTACAAAGTAAACTACCAGAATTAGAATGAGGTTAGGGttacaacaaaatatactCTGAACGGACAAACAGAACAAATCTACTATCTACTATCACatgtattacataattaactCACTACACAGTCACATAACTTAGaactaattaaatatgaaatattcaCAACTTTACAAAATCTCTCCAATCAGCTACGACTCTTTGGTCAAGCGATACCCCGTCCACTGATATTAAATCTACATGACTTATGTTACAAAAGAAATCAGTACACACTCGTACTGCGACTAGTTTGATTGGTACAACGTTTATAATACTTAAcgcttaaaattttaaagtaaacacTACACCTTTACTTAGTCTTAATTAGATCACAGTATCTAGGTCTTTGGGATCGACCTGGGGTATTGACAATCATAGAAAGCTCTCCGTAGCGCGCGTTTCTTCCCTGTCAACAGCCGAAACTATTTCGACGCCTTCATCGTAGTTTTGGATTTTAGACGAATTATTTACACAGTAATGTGGCTCTGGACCACCGTACTGGCTATGATAGAATTCTTCTCGCATCATATGGTTCAAGTTAGAACATCTAAAGAAGAGAATTTCTTGAAACGGCTTTCTAAAGTCTCTATTTAAAGTCGCATAAATGACAGGATTAAGAAGACTATTTATGTAGCCGAGCCACAGGAAGAGAGCACTCACTGCGTCCGGGATCGTATCTTCGTTCACAAACGGCCTTATTAAGGCAAGCACGAAGAAAGGTAGCCAGCATATAATGAAGGCAGACATAATGATGCCGAGTGTAGTGGACGCCTTGCGTTCCTTCGCAAGATGAAAACGCAGTTTCTTCTGATGCGGAGAATGAGTTGGATGCAAAAGATCCTTCGCAATGTGACTCTTTTGAGCAAATGTTGATAATGACGAGCGAATTCTACTGGTACTTAATTTCTGATTGTTTTCATTGGACTGTCTTCGTTTGTTTTCCGTGCTTTGCTCTTTATTTTCTGGCGTTGAGTCTCTTTGGCCTGGCCGGTTTATCGTGTGTATTGGTTTGGTTGGCGTCTTTGGTGGTTGCAACATAGGACATTGTGATTCGTTCGATTTCCGACTCGAAAAACACCTTCCTATGGTGTTCTCTGCTTTATCCATACTACActgaaatataagaaaaaagatgtggttataatatttaaataacttaatgTATCCAATTAAGGGtaagacatatttttttatatttaggacacgctattaattatttcaacataAAATGGGAATAGATTTTCAATGAAATACAAATGTACTCAAGGTAATGAGAAATGTTGAATAACTTTATATCTTTaacattaattgaaaaaaaaacttacagtTGTATTTGTGCTGGCCGTCGAGCCACGCGTAGGATTTTGCGTTGGTTGACTTCCCAGAAGTTTAGCTTCTGTCGCTCCGCCATTCTTTACATTGATTTCCAAATAACAATGTGTTTCTAAATGAGACTGCGCTCGTTTTTCAtcttttacaatttttctaGCAGCACTAAATATCTTGTAGTAAACAACTACCATTACGGTGAGAGGCAAATAAAATGAACCAAATGTAGCGTAAATCTGATAACCCTGATTCTGTGAAACTGAGCACGAAGTCTCCGTTTTCTCATTACCTAATATTAAAACTGGTGGAAGCGAAATAAAAGCTGCACTCATCCATACAATGAAAACACAGAAAAGCATTCTTCTAGGCGTTCTTTTTACCCCATATTCTAAAGGCTTAGTAATAGCATAATAACGGTCTACAGATATCATACAAAGATTGAGGATGCTCGCTGCGCACGATAAGACGTCACTAGACACCCAGAAATCGCAAATTACAGGTCCAAAAGGCCACGAACCCATTAAATCATAAACCATCGCTACCGGCATTACCATAATAGCAACACAAAGATCGCTTACTGCTAAAGAAACGATCAAGTAATTACTCGGTCTTCTCAGTTTTCTGACTAAGCAAACGGCGACGCAAACTAAAATATTGCCAACTATGGTTGTAAAAATGACGATCATAAAAATTGCCGCCAAAAGGACTGTAACTAGGGTCGAATACTTAGAATGTTTTATGTGCGAGTGATTCACGACAGTCGCGTTGTTTTCGTAGAAGGACCAATTGAGCGTCGAATTGGGATTGCTAATGTTGACTCCTGATAAAGTTGAATTGAAATCGAATGAGGCGAACGCCAAGTCTGCTTGCGATACTAAAGATACGAGTGTGAGAAGACACGAAGATAAAGTAACAAAGCTAGGCCGTGGATAGTGCGAGTTATTTGGAGCCGCCATACGAGTCCCTGGCTTGGGCGATTATAATTGCCTTGGTGTTACCATACATCAGGTTCGGCCTTCGAAATTATACGATTTGTCCCCTTCGAATCGAAATTAAATAGCTTATCAAGTTTGATATAAAACTTCGTCGTGGAGTTGTTTGGTCTTCGAGTGTCGCAATTGATTACAATCGTGAATGGGCTTTAATTGACATATCGCTTGGATTGTCTTTCCAATTCCGAATAGAGCCATTTGATTGCGTATTTGCGTGATAGAATTATCTTCCTTTTGTTTTGGTTATAAAGTTTGGTATTGCTCGCAGCCTGTCTTTGGTTAGGGCGTGTTGTTTTATTGCACTTAAAGGCGGTTTGAGTGGCTGCTAGTTCAATATTCCGCCTGCAGATTGCTTCATTAGTACCGTTGATCGTGAAGTAAATTTCCGACCTGAAAAGAAAAGAAACTGTGTTTAAGAAATGTTCACGCAAAAATATTACCAACATGGATAATTCTACATTGATTTGTTCGACGTAACAAGATTTACGTTCGAAACCATTAACATTAACGACTATATTCTATTAATCATATTTCAACTGCTACTTAAAGAAAATCacacttaaaaatttatttaactgaattctaatatgttatttaaataaatttaaatctaaaagaAAAGCAtttcaatccatactaatattatgaatgcgaaagtaactctgtctgtctgtctgttactcaatcacgccttaactactgaaccaatttgcatgaaatttggtatagagatattttgatacccgagaaaggacatagggtactttttaccccgggaaataggataggttttatcccgggaatcccacgggaacgggaactatgcgggtttttctttgactgcgcgggcgaagctgcgggtggaaagctagtgttatATAAAGTATTGTTAAGGACATACAAACTACCACATTACAACTTAAGGAGACATGACGCATTAAaggacaataaaatttaatgtgaTCACATCTGCCGAAGTACATACATTTTGAAGCAATAATGTTGTCTTAAATCCTAACTACCCATTACATGACGTAGATGGAGTTAGAAACATTAACCTGAATCATATCTAACTACAATGACGTATAAGGAAGGACACGATTAAGATTGCCATGTTATTTAAGCGTTTTAATTCGTTGGCAATTTGTTCAAACTTGGTCGGAAATTAAAAGGAAGTAGcaattttgtgatatttcaCGAAATAGTTACAATTAACgactataatttaatatttatgttttatctgTAACGTCAAGAAAATTACTCCacaaatattatactaaaaacCGAATTTAAGtacgttattaaaataacgcaTACATTAAAGTTTCTATAGTGTAGGTCTGTTTTGAGGATAAAGCATATTCTTATAAATTCTGAGTTCTGAAATGTAGTTTCATATTAGCATATCATAATAACACGCGTTTATACATAATAGGCCCCAGAACAGACCCCTGTACGACTCCCATTTGCATTTTAACTTATCCAGCTTAATGAGAATAAAGCTATGCCgtgttatgtaaatataatttattgtttcctTAACCGACATCTtttatgtgaaatatttaaCGCGTGATTTAACCacgcaattttaatttagttgcTATGAATATTTAAACCACGGTTTATTCAAAtgaaagtataatatataaacgtTTAATTGAAAAAGAAAGCTTTTGTTAATGTATTAGATAACTTCCTCTAGGTTCCTCAAGCAACGACTAAGTATTTATAACCATATTTGTAACGTATAGAAGATAAAATTTTTCCGGTAGGTAATAAAAGactattcttatttttataagcattacgaAAAAAACAaccatattatatgtatatatagaaacaaaaataactcTAATACCTAACACAAAAATCACGAGgatacaagttttataaaagcTTTACAATTCGAATCGACCCGATATTGCATTTCTCTGAAACTCGAAAACCCGGATAAAAACTACGTAGAAAATTGAATAGACGTGTTTGTATCGTATATGAATAATGCAACAATCCCCGCCTAGATTAAAGGTCTGAAACCCAAACTATGGCTAAATGAAGGATTTAACTTTGAAATCCAGCAAGATGGAGTGGATggtgattttaaataaatataacatgttATGATGATGCTATTGATCTTACTTCTTCCGATATACTAAAGGTAAAATGTTTTacgaaattatttcaataaaaaacttGCAGAGTAGGTATCAAAACGAATTAAGTATTCTAATGAtgtaattttaacttattattataagatcttttcattataaattttgagaataataatacaaataaaattatttaataacaaattcaagataaaaattaaatatacaatacaatgAACGATACCTACTCATTAAAACTCAGACTAGACTGAACTGAAAACTTCAGAACTTACCTACTTCAAAAACTGATAAAGTAACAGCAAAATGACTTAACACATATCAGAAAATAATGCAGAACTTACAAGGTTCTCGACTATcaaaagaaataaaccatcaaATGATAATAAAGGCCTGGAGTAGGTCACACTTCCTCCCGCCGCTATTGTAATCGTGTAATGTCGCATTTTTTCACACGAACAACAGGAAAATCCAAGGAATAAAGGCATAATAACCGAATCCCTTATTGTCCGACACTTTTACTGTTTATTAAACATCTTTTCTTTTGCTGGTTATACTTTTCTCCAAA from Colias croceus chromosome 24, ilColCroc2.1 encodes the following:
- the LOC123702751 gene encoding 5-hydroxytryptamine receptor 1-like, which gives rise to MAAPNNSHYPRPSFVTLSSCLLTLVSLVSQADLAFASFDFNSTLSGVNISNPNSTLNWSFYENNATVVNHSHIKHSKYSTLVTVLLAAIFMIVIFTTIVGNILVCVAVCLVRKLRRPSNYLIVSLAVSDLCVAIMVMPVAMVYDLMGSWPFGPVICDFWVSSDVLSCAASILNLCMISVDRYYAITKPLEYGVKRTPRRMLFCVFIVWMSAAFISLPPVLILGNEKTETSCSVSQNQGYQIYATFGSFYLPLTVMVVVYYKIFSAARKIVKDEKRAQSHLETHCYLEINVKNGGATEAKLLGSQPTQNPTRGSTASTNTTCSMDKAENTIGRCFSSRKSNESQCPMLQPPKTPTKPIHTINRPGQRDSTPENKEQSTENKRRQSNENNQKLSTSRIRSSLSTFAQKSHIAKDLLHPTHSPHQKKLRFHLAKERKASTTLGIIMSAFIICWLPFFVLALIRPFVNEDTIPDAVSALFLWLGYINSLLNPVIYATLNRDFRKPFQEILFFRCSNLNHMMREEFYHSQYGGPEPHYCVNNSSKIQNYDEGVEIVSAVDREETRATESFL